A window from Plasmodium cynomolgi strain B DNA, chromosome 7, whole genome shotgun sequence encodes these proteins:
- a CDS encoding hypothetical protein (putative): MLCTVKGRKWRNSNISMKELEESVQKLTEQVGYNDTSEEDEQIIISMELINRNILAFLRINKKAIRKWYEQCLSVKTRYWQIKMNFWRRFEIYTFFELFFGEKTRRVDKMWKNKMWDIWSTYINRMMWVEDVEDTNQFKKRINKCYSYIYIRDKYTMKKRHFRKVKQRKIMNAWNHFLNSYMTKWEKERKKQSVKKRVKAVSASSLTSLGQQCLQRRDDSGISSGSSIDSIIGGCIDSNV; this comes from the coding sequence ATGCTATGCACAgttaaaggaagaaaatggagaaactCCAACATAAGCATGAAAGAGCTGGAAGAAAGTGTACAGAAATTAACAGAGCAAGTAGGATATAACGACACATCGGAAGAAgatgaacaaattattatttccatGGAGCTAATAAATAGGAATATTCTAGCCTTTCTAAGGATCAACAAAAAAGCTATCCGAAAATGGTACGAACAATGTCTCAGTGTGAAAACTAGATATTGgcaaattaaaatgaatttttggAGAAGGTTCgaaatttatacatttttcgaattattttttggagaaaaaaccAGAAGAGTAGATAAAATgtggaagaataaaatgtgGGATATTTGGTCCACGTATATTAATAGGATGATGTGGGTAGAAGACGTTGAAGATACTaatcaatttaaaaaaagaataaataaatgttactcctatatatatatacgtgaTAAGTACACCATGAAGAAAAGGCACTTTAGGAAAGTGAAACAGAGGAAGATTATGAATGCATGGAATCACTTTCTAAATTCTTATATGACCAAGtgggagaaggagaggaagaagcagtcCGTGAAAAAGAGGGTGAAGGCCGTTTCCGCTTCGTCGCTCACCTCTCTGGGGCAACAATGCTTGCAGCGCCGTGACGATAGCGGTATCAGCAGTGGAAGCAGCATTGATAGCATCATTGGCGGTTGCATTGATAGCAACGTT